A single genomic interval of Hoplias malabaricus isolate fHopMal1 chromosome 7, fHopMal1.hap1, whole genome shotgun sequence harbors:
- the gja13.2 gene encoding gap junction Cx32.2 protein: MGDWGFLSSLLDKVQSHSTVIGKIWMSVLFIFRILVLGAGVENVWGDERSDMVCNTNTPGCESVCYDWKFPISHIRFWVMQIIFVSTPTLLYLGHVIHVIHQENKLREMQKNNQIAKSPKYTDERGKVQIKGRLLCSYLTQLFFKIVLETAFIVGQYYLYGFIMIPRFLCEQSPCRMVTECFMSRPTEKTIFMFFMLVVSCVSLALNILEVCYLLCKRMLRRRSKQVRPMHYNPTPHYMPPPAFCMSLDGAESLKQNCVNTGLESRRNYQDCSSIEAKSEL, encoded by the coding sequence ATGGGAGACTGGGGCTTCCTCTCGAGTTTACTGGACAAGGTCCAGTCCCACTCCACGGTGATTGGGAAGATCTGGATGAGCGtgctcttcatcttcaggatccTGGTCCTGGGGGCCGGGGTGGAGAACGTGTGGGGGGACGAGCGGTCAGACATGGTGTGTAACACCAACACGCCCGGCTGCGAGAGTGTGTGCTACGACTGGAAGTTCCCCATCTCTCACATCCGCTTCTGGGTGATGCAGATCATCTTCGTGTCCACTCCGACCCTGCTGTACCTGGGCCACGTCATCCACGTCATCCACCAGGAGAACAAGCTGCGGGAGATGCAGAAGAACAACCAGATCGCGAAGTCTCCGAAATACACGGACGAAAGGGGCAAAGTCCAGATAAAGGGGCGGCTGCTGTGCAGCTACCTGACCCAGCTGTTCTTCAAGATCGTCCTGGAGACGGCGTTCATCGTGGGGCAGTATTATCTGTACGGCTTTATCATGATCCCCCGATTCCTTTGTGAACAATCCCCCTGCCGAATGGTGACAGAGTGCTTCATGTCCAGGCCCACGGAGAAGACCATCTTCATGTTTTTCATGCTGGTGGTGTCCTGCGTTTCCCTGGCCTTGAACATCCTGGAGGTGTGTTATCTGCTCTGTAAGAGGATGCTGAGAAGAAGATCCAAACAAGTCAGGCCCATGCACTACAACCCAACACCCCACTACATGCCGCCTCCTGCCTTCTGTATGAGCCTGGACGGGGCTGAGAGCCTGAAGCAGAACTGCGTGAACACGGGTCTGGAGAGCAGAAGGAACTACCAGGACTGCAGCTCCATTGAAGCCAAGTCTGAACTCTAA
- the gja1b gene encoding gap junction alpha-1 protein, with translation MGDWSALGRLLDKVQAYSTAGGKVWLSVLFIFRILVLGTAVESAWGDEQSAFKCNTQQPGCENVCYDKSFPISHVRFWVLQIIFVSTPTLLYLAHVFYLMRKEQKLNRKEEELKAVQNDGGDVDIPLKNIELKKLKYGLEEHGKVKMKGGLLRTYIVSIFFKSLFEIGFLMIQWYLYGFSLSAVYTCERSPCPHRVDCFLSRPTEKTVFIIFMLVVSLVSLLLNIVELFYVFFKRIKDRVKGKQTQYPSGGTLSPTPKELSTTKYAYYNGCSSPTAPLSPMSPPGYKLATGERTNSCRNYNKQATEQNWANYSTEQNRLGQNGSTISNSHAQAFDYPDDTQEHKKVTPGHELQPLALMDPRPCSRASSRMSSRARPDDLDV, from the coding sequence ATGGGTGACTGGAGTGCTTTGGGAAGGCTCCTTGACAAGGTGCAGGCATACTCCACAGCCGGAGGGAAGGTCTGGCTCTCGGTCCTCTTCATTTTTCGGATCCTGGTGCTGGGGACGGCTGTGGAGTCGGCCTGGGGCGACGAGCAGTCAGCCTTCAAGTGCAACACCCAGCAGCCTGGTTGCGAGAATGTGTGCTACGACAAGTCGTTCCCTATCTCGCACGTGCGTTTCTGGGTGCTTCAGATCATTTTCGTGTCCACCCCCACGCTCCTGTACTTGGCACACGTGTTCTACTTGATGCGCAAAGAGCAGAAGCTCAACCGCAAAGAGGAGGAGCTGAAGGCAGTGCAGAACGACGGAGGCGACGTGGACATCCCCCTGAAGAACATCGAGCTGAAGAAGCTCAAGTATGGCCTGGAGGAGCATGGCAAGGTCAAGATGAAGGGGGGGCTGCTGCGCACCTACATCGTCAGCATCTTCTTCAAGTCCCTCTTCGAGATCGGCTTCCTGATGATCCAGTGGTACCTCTACGGTTTCAGCCTGTCTGCCGTGTACACTTGTGAGCGCTCGCCGTGTCCTCACAGAGTGGACTGCTTCTTGTCCAGACCCACAGAAAAGACGGTCTTCATCATCTTCATGCTGGTGGTGTCGCTGGTCTCCCTGCTCCTCAACATTGTCGAGCTCTTCTACGTCTTCTTCAAGAGGATCAAGGACCGCGTGAAGGGGAAACAGACCCAGTACCCATCCGGCGGTACCCTGAGTCCTACGCCCAAGGAGTTGTCCACCACCAAGTACGCCTACTACAACGGATGTTCCTCGCCCACCGCTCCCCTGTCTCCGATGTCACCCCCAGGCTACAAGCTAGCCACAGGGGAAAGGACCAACTCCTGCCGTAACTACAACAAGCAGGCCACCGAGCAAAACTGGGCCAACTACAGCACCGAGCAGAACCGCCTGGGCCAGAACGGGAGCACCATCTCCAACTCGCATGCACAAGCCTTCGATTACCCAGACGACACGCAGGAGCACAAGAAAGTTACGCCGGGCCACGAGCTGCAGCCGCTGGCCCTGATGGATCCACGGCCGTGCAGCCGAGCTAGCAGCCGCATGAGCAGTCGAGCGAGGCCCGACGACCTGGACGTCTAG